In the genome of Arachis stenosperma cultivar V10309 chromosome 6, arast.V10309.gnm1.PFL2, whole genome shotgun sequence, the window TTTCTTAAGTTTAGGAGCTTGTGAAGAGTCTTTGATGCAGAATCCTAGAAGGCCCTTATCTTAAAGGGGCATGTTAGTGAAGTATACCTCCTAGAAGTCCCTTGTTTTGTGGGGGCATGTTAGTGAAATGTACCTCTTAGAACCTTCTTCAAACTGAAAAGTGGTTATGCAAACTAAAAAACAGTTATGCCAGCTCACCCTCAGTTAGTTAAACTCTCAACCAACTTGTATCATCACACCCTTCACACATCACTTAGCTTccgtttatatatatatatatatatattgtaatcTTCCACTGTAATTTTACACATTCTATCAATAATGCAAAGTtgttttcctttcttcttctcaacttttctctttgttctctCTATTCACTTGCTTGCTTTCACTTTAATTTGATCTTCTTTCTTCATTGAGATGTTGATATCTCACAcacacataaaaaaaaaaagagaaaaaagtatAGGGAGAAAACAATATAAATAGTCCACCCTTGTCGCGTCTCCATTTTGCCTGTCGCTTCAGGCAGCCTAGTCTCGTTGCTTCTCCATCCTGCTAGTCACTGCAGGCAGCCCAGTCTCGTCGCGCCTCCATTGCACTGCTGCAAGTAGCCCAACTTTGTCTTTCATCGTGCCGTGAGGGACTGCCTCTGCCCCATCACGTATTCACGTCGTCATCCTCCATTGTGTCCCTCCCCCTCCGTCggtcttcttcttttcctccttCCGCGACGCGGGACGCTCTCCACCATCCATCAATCATGTCGCACAATATCACggatgttttttttattatacatggatgttttgtttttattgtacATGAATGTTtcttttaaattcaataaatattactttttattgtacatgaatgtttttttttattgcGACGCTGAGATCCAATGTTGCCGGCGATGTAGACAGCATGACAGGGGAGTGGGGGTCGAATTAGAGTAGCTGCAGTGAAAATAGAATAATGAAAAAGGTATAATTGAGAATAAGCATGGATAattatattagaatttttttttatgttcagTGAATCTTAAATGTAGTTCGTTATTATGTTGTTCGTATCTCCCGTTGTTTACttaacgaaaaaaaaaaaaagaaagaaaaaaaaagattactTTTGTTTAGAAGAGAAGTTTTCTTATTGATGTTGCTACCGCGTTTGGTTAATTCACATAACAATTAAGGAATTGGCAAAATGGCAGCACTAGAATATTATTACAAGCAGAAAATATAATCAACTCTAATTCTAATATATTTTCCTCAACGTAGCACACACATATGCCCCGGCATGAATTTGTTAACTACCTGAGAATAGATTATGAATTTATTAGAACTTTCTGGCAATATTGTGATGGGTATTAGTGTTTTAGATTTGCctccaacttttttttttcaataactttttttttggtttattagttgttaacttttaaattataagttAAGTTAAtgataaattagtttttaaatttgcAAAAAGGTACATTTTACTTTCCACTTGTCATCAAAACCACCAAAACATAAATTTATCTCTTTTAAGAAATATTCGAAActagtttattttttattttactgaAAAATATATTCacactaaaaattattagagattaatttaaaatatcataTCAATAAAAAGATTAATAAACTCAGCCCCAGGTACTCATTTTAGCATGTTGAAATTATTTcgcttcattaattttttttttgtttttaaactttttttataaaataaggagtattgtattttttattaattaaataaatttaatatttataatttaaattttttatttttaataataaattttaaaaaatattgcattctttttttttaacgCATTAGAATTTGTCATAATTTTTGCTCTGATTGATTGATGTATTTGATGAACATATCGATAACATAATACATGACATCACCATTTTCATGAGTTGGTGCCAACTAATCTAAAGCTCAAAATTTTGGATTACAAGTGTTTCTcattacaaaaattaaattgatcaattacaaaataaataaacaaaatatactCTACAAATTTAAAACTTATATGGTAAAAGTATTTTTCTATGAAACAAAAAACTTAAACATTCCTTTAAATTAGATAGTGATTGATTTCGTAaccagaaaaaataaaaaataaatagtgaATCTAATTTCTCTCCATAAGTTTTATAAGGTGCAGAGAGGAGGAACCCAATTGGAGGGATGTGGAAGAAGCGTGGCGATAAAGAAGTCTCTGGAAATTAAATCTAAATCTTCCAACTTCTTTCATTTCtccaatttttttgttttatttacgCCAAATAAAGAAACCAATCCAGCTAGCTTTTGATGGCGACTTGGGTCAGCACCAGCATATTCCATATCTcgttcatttttttaaataaaaataaaagataaaaaaaattctacatCCTCAATTTTTTGATTCGCGAATatttaagttttcgaaaatttaaaaatatatttaagttttttatttttttaaaacttggACATATCAATTTTTCATGTTCATTTAGACTCACATTGTACTGAcctaattaatatatatacatatatgaaaaaaattgtaaaatgaGACAAATTAGACTCAAAAATCGATATGTCCAAATTTTAAATgaatcaaaaatttaaatatatttttaaaattttaaaaatttaaatatctacgaactaaaaaattaaaaatcaatttgtcatttttttaaaattctaagtATTCATTTAGATAGGTCTTATTAAGGGTTGATATCTATAAATATGACTATTTAGGAAAGTGTTTGTgatttttaagttaaaaaataCAGATACCactttaacaaataaaaaaaaaactcaacaaATCTTCTCACTTCTTTCATAAAAGTTAAGCACTTCTCATCTAAATCAAAGATAAACATTCACACATGGTTTTAAATTTCttcttaatatttaattttatttttatctctaaTATTTTTAGACATTATTCATTTACGTGTCAATTCTAAATTGCCGTGTTTATAGTCTTATCAATATCTttctttttgaaatttttaaatatttttaaaaattttcatagaaaaaaaatacttttataataatataatatctaatcatatatatgaatattaaaAATATCCCATATAAATAAGATCAAACTTGAATTTAGCTAAATCTAATCATACTCGCACTATGTACACATTACGTTCAACTACATATTCtatctttaaaatttgttaatttgtttatttattttttaggtTATTAAccgtaaatttttttttataaaatgtaaaaaatttaaatttttaatatatttacgATGAATTTATGAAAAACATTATTAgttaaactattatttttaatattggcTAAGAGAACAAGAGAAAGTTTTGAATTAGATTACTCAAATTGcccttttttttcatatttatttttatcgtaataggagaataatttttttttggattgttCGTAGTATTTTCTATTCTGATATGTTAAAGATTAATccattataaatttaaattttatttaagaatttatcACTAATTCATAAATTTATCGATGTacaaagtaaaattcaaaactcttaatatttaattaagtgGATGAATGAATTAAACActtaattaacttaaattaattaaaaaataatttttttattaaataaattagattatctccaattttgttttgtttgtgaGATTTGAGTAGAAAACGAAGTTGGGCCCAGGAAGATCAAAAGTGGGCCCATAAGAGAGGCCATAGGATGTTGCAAAGTGGCGCCTCGGAGATCTTAAGAATTCCGATATCCGGCAGGCTTAGCCAGCCAGCTAGCTGGATGTCACAACAAAAGATTCCACTCACACCAATCcattctattttttttgaattatgttatgcgtacactaaaattaattattaaaattagttattagtataaaatacatgttaaaatataaatacatattaaaaataaattaaattatatatatatttatacataaatatattaataactgattttagtgactaattttaatatacaaataacatttctcattttattttctttctattatCCATTTTCCAAATTGTAATAAATCTTAATTTCATTCTAAGGATAATAATTATATTCAGCTTTACACTCTATTTTGATCTCCAACTCACGTCAACTTTAACtcttaatataaattttttatttggataccaaatttatatatagattttctttctcttttaattttaacttttttaattataataaaaattttaatatcatgCGATGATATCATTTTTATCAAAAAACTTAAATTGATAGGCACATAAATTGTACAAAGTGGATATGTCATCATATGTGAATTTGTATACATATGATgacatattaaaataaaaaaatgttgttTAAAAATTGTGTACTTAATAATACGTTTAAATATACATAATTACACGAATATGTGATAACTTatttgataatttatttttaatatttatagaatatttttgttttcttttatatatatatatatagtcaaaACTATAAAGGTGAACTTTGGGTTAATTTCttagaaaattattattttttaatttatttaatatatatattaattatttggcGTTAAggagttttaaaaaattttcaatttaattaCTATAAGAATTGACCTAAAAAGTAATTaagtgatattttttatttttatcattaaaattaaaatttagctAAATTATTAGATGTTGGAtttgttataaaaatatttgtaagcTTTTAACAATTTCATTCTAAAGTTAGATATTGTTGTTCAACATAtcaaatctctttttttttttttcaatcagtACGTCACCTATTAGTTTAACTTTATCATTTGGTACAATCATTTCATACTATTAGTGTCTACTCAGTGGGGGTAGTATTAGCGAGGTTGGTAGTGTTTTCTTATAATtacaataattataattattttcaaaaatctattGCCTTTGAGCATTAATGCCTCAATTTCTTTAATAGATACATAATTAATAGATTTTTGTCAAAGTCAATAAAAATTTCCAGAAGGTCTATGTAATTATAATTATTGCATATTAGatatgtttaaaaatataattatttatttatatttttttattagtttaaattaaaacaaaaattcatAACATAGTATTTAAATTTAGCTGATCTAACATATATTGTTAGACTATCTATGAATAAGTGTTTctgaactaaaaaaaaaaaatgtattataaattttatatttttaaaaatgatttttctaaatttataaatatgaaaaaattcTTCACTTTATAAATTAGtttagaatttaattaaattcaattttaataatatacAGTTAAGAAGATTCATAATCAGATATAATAAGAATGTTACTTTTATGTAAATTGATATATTGATATAGATATCTCATATCTATATCTACATATACTACAAAATTCATGAAGCCTCTAgcactttgaaaaatcataatcATAAATCACCTGATTTTGTTCTTCCCAAATTAATGTTTTGGAAATATGCCAAATCACAAGATCTTATGTTCTTTTTGTGGGATACATAAGCTGAATCACCAGATTTATGTTGCCTACGTGCATTATTGTAAAGGAAAATTTTTAAGTATATCGATACACCGatatttcaataaattttgattattttttaattatatatattttttataattaaaattaataattaaaaaatattaaaatattaatatattgatacatttaaaaatttttctattgCATATGTTACCTGGCACATATATAGGAATTTTCACAAAGTATTTTACCAAAATGAATTATAAATTATTCAATGTCATCAATACACTTTTTGCAATTTCAGATGactagttttaaattttaattttcaaatcacaATATAATATAAACTTATTTCAGGTATCACTGTTCTGATTTAATAACATACTCATCTTAATCAGGTACATTACATTTCTTGGTTAACTATACAGAGAAATGttgttttttgtatttaatttttggtgtgagaattaatataattctcaatttaattaaactaataaacattttaatgaaaatatactatataattaCACACTATATAAAAAGTATCGCCCTATAATGGCTTTTTATAATTATGTAGACAAATTTTCAGTTATTTGTATATGAGAATCACCATGAGTCCTTATTGACAATGATGTATATAATTGGGTCCAAATATCACCAATCAATAAATATATACACGGCCATAATatgaacaattttatttttgtctttatcAATCATTTCCCACCATTCTAgctacatatttttttttataatttttctttaaatgaaaaaaaaatatatatgactCAATGACCTCAGCAAAAGCCTAGGCCACAAGCTTGTGATGGTTTCTATATAAGGTTGTCTCTCCCCCCATATAACCTCAATCACTCTAAATAAAGGAGCAGAGAGTTTATATTATTTgagcattattattattattatttctccACATTTcattgatttttctttaatatttgCTAACCCTCTAACATTTTTTCCCTCCTCTTCAATACTCCCAAACAAAAAAGAGTTTTGGTTATTCCAAAAACATGGATGTAATATTTGTTTGCTCTACTCTCATTCTCCTTACCCTATTTTCATCAATGATGTTATTATTATTCTCTCCAAaaagaattagaagaagaagaagatctCAAATCCATCATCACCACACAAGTGCTATGATTCCAAAGCTTCCACCAGGTTCAATGGGGTGGCCTTACATAGGGGAAACCCTCCAACTCTATTCTCAAGACCCCAATCTTTTCTTCTTTACCAAACAAAAAAGGTTGCATAACTTTTCCTACTTTTGGGTGGCATTTCTAAATTGTTtcacaataaaaatatataaaaaaaaatgattgtTATGAAATCACTAATCCCAAAAGTTTAAGCTGATAGGAAAAAGTAACATTAATGGTCTCTTTTTGGGTTTGcttgattttctattttttcacttttggGGTTCACTaaggatcgaactcttgacctttcggaCATAGAGTTCTGATACCATGTCATGAAACCATTATGGTGATTTTTTCAGTAAAAATATCTTCATGtgaatataatattataaatcgTTAGATGATTCGATATGTTTGACTAAACTATCTAACAGTTCACAATATATATCatctttgcataaaaatttctttttagaagtaacaattaaaataaaataaaaatctaattcCTTATATTTGATGTTAGTGGTgcaaattaaatgaaattgtTAATGTAGTACTAGTAATAATGAAAGATTATGGATATGATTGTTAGGTATGGTGAGATATTCAAGAGCAACATACTAGGTTGTCCATGTGTGATGCTTACAAGCCCTGAGGCAGCAAGGTTTGTGTTAGTGACTCATTCACACTTGTTCAAGCCAACATACCCAAAAAGCAAGGAACGTTTGATTGGTCCTTCTGCCTTGTTCTTTCACCAAGCTGAATATCACATGCGCCTTAGAAAGCTTGTTCAGAGGTCCCTCTCTCTTCAATCACTCAAGATTTTGGTCCCAAAAATTGAAGCCTTAGCTCTCTCTTCCATCCAAAATTGGGCTCCTCATCATAATAATAATGCCCTTGTTGTTAACACATTCAAGGAAATGAAAAGGGTAggtttaatttctatttttacaATTTAATGAATTTACATTACACCACATCTGGCAGTTAATAGCGGTTGTGGAGTCGGATAACAGCAATTTTTAACTGCTGCAGAACAGATAGCAGCGGTTGTCAACCCACTAGAAGATAACGTACGGTTAAACATTTAGCAATGGTTAATATCtagataatattattaaatttagaATATACTAAATTTGTAAAGTGCTAGAAGTGCATTTTAGGATGACTATGCTATAATaattatgatattttaaaaagtatttcttaaaaatataaagtagtattttttattatttaataatatttaaaaattaaagtatgtTCGTACTGATGAATTCACCTGTTAATTATAGAACAAAAAGAATAACATTTTatgttaatattttatattgcATATGATGAACACATGAGTTTCACATTCATTCCTTGCATTTGTCTTATATGTATATGtgcatatattaattattagctATAAAGTgtgatatatatatttaattattgtgtATGTGTAATGTGGGTCAATAATTTAATGTGGTCCAAactattgaatgctttttgtgcAGTTCTCTTTTGATGTTGGAATCCTTACAATTTTTGGGTATCTAGAGCCACATTTGAAGGAGGAGCTAAAGAACAACTACTGGATTGTGGACAAAGGCTATAATTCTTTTCCATCTACCATTCCAGGAACACAATATCAAAAAGCTCTCTTggtattttccttttcttttttttaattattttaaaaaaaaaatataaactcCCTTTGTCCAATCATAttataattttctattttttgtttttatttttagtattttttattttttataattttgtaaataaaaaagaaaataaaaaattcttcttttatttccactaactttttttttaatttagtaagTGCATTGATTTGAATGTTTATTTGGTTAAATGAATAATGTGTAGGCAAGAAAGAAACTTGGGAAGATTCTATGTGAGATAATTTGtgagagaaaggagaagaaattgGTTGATAGAGATCTATTGAGTTGTCTACTAAATTGGAAAGGTGAAGGAGGAGAAACTTTGAATGATGATCAAATTGCAGATAACATTATTGGAGTGCTTTTTGCTGC includes:
- the LOC130935426 gene encoding abscisic acid 8'-hydroxylase CYP707A1-like — its product is MDVIFVCSTLILLTLFSSMMLLLFSPKRIRRRRRSQIHHHHTSAMIPKLPPGSMGWPYIGETLQLYSQDPNLFFFTKQKRYGEIFKSNILGCPCVMLTSPEAARFVLVTHSHLFKPTYPKSKERLIGPSALFFHQAEYHMRLRKLVQRSLSLQSLKILVPKIEALALSSIQNWAPHHNNNALVVNTFKEMKRFSFDVGILTIFGYLEPHLKEELKNNYWIVDKGYNSFPSTIPGTQYQKALLARKKLGKILCEIICERKEKKLVDRDLLSCLLNWKGEGGETLNDDQIADNIIGVLFAAQDTTASVMTWIVKYLHDQPKLLQTVKAEQKAIQKSNEVDNLPLSWNQTRNMPITYKVVLESLRMSSIISFPFREAVADVEYKGFLIPKGWKAMPLFRNIHHNPEFFSEPQKFNPSRFEAAPKPNTFMPFGSGVHACPGNELAKLETMIMVHHLVTKFRWELVGSECGIQYGPFPLPLNGLPTKFWRESTT